One window of Paenibacillus sp. genomic DNA carries:
- the ctaD gene encoding cytochrome c oxidase subunit I — MDWLTTVDHKKIGILYMLAGGFFFLIGGIEAILIRLQLMGPQMSIVSAQTYNELLTMHGTTMIFLAAMPIIFGFMNAVVPLQIGARDVAFPFLNSLGFWTFFFGGLLLNLSWIIGDVPDAGWTAYVPLSSEQFSQHRGVDFYLMGLQVAGIGTLIGGINFLVTIINMRAPGMSFMRMPMFTWTSFITSALILFAFPALTVGLVLLTFDRLFGGNIFDPNMGGNIVLWQHIFWIFGHPEVYILVLPAFGIISEVIPTFSRKRLFGYSAMVFATVLIGFLGFMVWVHHMFTTGMGPVANALFAVATMLIAIPTGIKIFNWLFTMWGGQIKFTTANLFAIGFVPTFVMGGVTGVMLAVPPADFQFHDSYFVVAHFHYVIVGGIVFGLLSGLFYWWPKMFGRFLNETSGKWTFWLFFIGFHLTFFIQHFLGMIGMPRRVYTYLPEQYNPGWTWMNQLSTVGAFVMGIAILILLVNIAASFTKPKTAKADSWDDGRTLEWTIPSPAPEYNFAQTPVVRGIDAWWKEKMEGNTAMTPAEPLGPIHMPSPSILPLFMSIGLFIGALGFMYSEEFNGYYVAIGGLLITFFCMFLRSVYDDHGMHIDPTEDKGASA; from the coding sequence ATGGATTGGTTGACGACCGTCGACCATAAAAAAATCGGAATCCTGTACATGCTCGCCGGCGGATTCTTCTTCTTGATTGGCGGTATCGAAGCGATTTTGATCCGACTTCAGTTGATGGGACCGCAGATGAGCATCGTAAGCGCGCAAACTTACAACGAGCTGCTCACCATGCACGGCACGACGATGATCTTCCTCGCGGCGATGCCGATCATTTTCGGATTTATGAACGCGGTCGTGCCGCTCCAAATCGGCGCGCGCGACGTCGCGTTCCCGTTCCTGAACTCCCTCGGGTTCTGGACGTTCTTCTTCGGCGGCTTGCTGCTCAACCTGAGCTGGATTATCGGCGACGTGCCGGACGCGGGTTGGACGGCGTACGTGCCGCTCTCGAGCGAGCAGTTCAGCCAGCATCGCGGGGTTGACTTCTACTTGATGGGTCTGCAGGTTGCCGGTATCGGCACCTTGATCGGCGGCATCAACTTCCTCGTCACGATCATCAACATGCGCGCTCCGGGCATGAGCTTCATGCGGATGCCGATGTTCACGTGGACGTCGTTCATCACGTCCGCGCTCATCCTGTTCGCGTTCCCGGCTTTGACGGTAGGCTTAGTATTGCTTACGTTCGACCGTCTCTTCGGCGGTAATATTTTCGACCCGAACATGGGCGGCAACATCGTATTGTGGCAGCACATTTTCTGGATTTTCGGGCATCCTGAGGTATATATCCTCGTTCTGCCGGCGTTCGGGATCATTTCCGAAGTCATTCCGACGTTCTCGCGCAAGCGGCTCTTCGGTTACAGCGCGATGGTATTCGCAACGGTGCTCATCGGCTTTTTGGGCTTCATGGTTTGGGTTCACCACATGTTCACGACGGGCATGGGACCGGTAGCGAACGCGCTGTTCGCGGTCGCGACGATGCTGATCGCGATTCCGACCGGTATCAAAATTTTCAACTGGCTCTTCACGATGTGGGGCGGCCAGATCAAGTTCACGACCGCGAACTTGTTCGCGATCGGCTTCGTGCCGACGTTCGTTATGGGCGGCGTGACGGGCGTCATGCTGGCGGTGCCGCCGGCGGACTTCCAATTCCACGACAGCTACTTCGTCGTCGCGCACTTTCACTACGTTATCGTAGGCGGTATCGTGTTCGGCTTGCTGTCCGGCCTGTTCTACTGGTGGCCGAAAATGTTCGGCCGTTTCTTGAACGAAACGTCCGGCAAATGGACGTTCTGGCTGTTCTTTATCGGCTTCCATTTGACGTTCTTCATCCAGCATTTCCTCGGTATGATCGGCATGCCGCGGCGCGTATACACGTACCTGCCGGAGCAGTATAATCCGGGTTGGACGTGGATGAACCAGCTGTCCACGGTCGGCGCGTTCGTCATGGGCATCGCGATCCTCATCCTGCTCGTGAACATCGCTGCATCGTTCACGAAGCCGAAGACGGCGAAAGCCGACTCGTGGGATGACGGCCGTACGCTGGAGTGGACGATTCCGTCGCCGGCGCCGGAGTACAACTTCGCGCAGACGCCGGTCGTTCGCGGCATCGACGCATGGTGGAAAGAGAAAATGGAAGGCAATACGGCGATGACGCCGGCGGAGCCGCTCGGTCCGATTCACATGCCTTCGCCTTCGATTCTTCCGTTATTCATGTCGATCGGCCTGTTCATCGGCGCGCTCGGCTTCATGTACAGCGAAGAATTCAATGGATACTACGTCGCTATCGGCGGCTTGTTGATTACGTT
- the coxB gene encoding cytochrome c oxidase subunit II has protein sequence MLQYLKGKRFLLLFAALALLLAGCSQEPSPLNPKGTLAQEQLNLMILSLVIMVIVVVVVFAISVYVLVKFRARKGDNSIPKQVEGNHKLEIIWTVIPIILLTILAVPTVGYTFKHDQNLSADPNAIKVQVVAHQFWWEFNYPELGIYSSQEVVMPVGRDISFELTSVDVNHSFWIPALGGKKDTNPGLTSYMHLHPTEVGVYKGKCAELCGPSHALMDFKAVVVTEEEFQAWVNDMKEAPTVAAEDLAAGEELYKANCIQCHAIQPDARSAAAPHLNGFGERAFVAGILDNTEENLEEWIRDPNAVKPGTLMPKVELTDEEIDQLAKYLLQLK, from the coding sequence ATGCTGCAGTATTTGAAAGGGAAGCGGTTCCTTCTCTTGTTCGCCGCGCTGGCGCTCTTGCTTGCGGGCTGCTCGCAAGAACCGTCTCCGCTGAACCCGAAAGGGACGCTCGCGCAAGAACAGTTGAATCTCATGATTTTGTCGCTCGTCATCATGGTCATCGTCGTCGTGGTCGTATTCGCGATCTCGGTTTACGTCCTCGTGAAATTCCGCGCGCGCAAAGGGGACAACAGCATCCCGAAGCAAGTGGAAGGCAACCACAAGCTGGAGATTATCTGGACGGTCATCCCGATCATCCTGCTCACCATCCTGGCAGTGCCGACGGTCGGTTACACGTTCAAGCATGACCAGAACTTGTCCGCCGATCCGAACGCGATCAAAGTGCAAGTCGTCGCTCACCAATTCTGGTGGGAGTTCAACTATCCGGAGCTCGGCATCTACTCTTCGCAAGAAGTCGTTATGCCGGTCGGCCGCGACATTTCGTTCGAGCTGACGTCGGTCGACGTCAACCACTCGTTCTGGATTCCTGCTCTCGGCGGGAAGAAGGATACGAACCCTGGTCTGACAAGCTACATGCACCTGCATCCTACGGAAGTAGGCGTATACAAAGGCAAGTGCGCCGAGCTGTGCGGTCCGTCGCACGCGCTCATGGATTTCAAAGCCGTCGTCGTGACGGAAGAAGAATTCCAGGCGTGGGTGAACGATATGAAAGAAGCGCCGACGGTGGCTGCGGAAGACTTGGCTGCGGGCGAAGAGCTGTACAAAGCGAACTGCATCCAGTGCCACGCGATCCAGCCGGACGCGAGAAGCGCGGCCGCGCCTCATCTGAACGGCTTCGGCGAGCGCGCCTTCGTGGCGGGCATTCTGGACAATACGGAAGAAAATCTCGAGGAATGGATTCGCGATCCGAACGCGGTCAAGCCGGGCACGCTGATGCCGAAGGTAGAATTGACCGACGAGGAGATCGACCAACTCGCGAAATATTTGCTGCAGCTGAAATAA